A single genomic interval of Rhododendron vialii isolate Sample 1 chromosome 3a, ASM3025357v1 harbors:
- the LOC131319435 gene encoding probable (S)-N-methylcoclaurine 3'-hydroxylase isozyme 2, translated as MYPEMIINPFFLLLLLLLPLISFLVSKKLISRRDLQIPPGPYQWPVVGNIFQLGKLPHHTIARLARAHGPLISLKLGSKLLVVGSSPAAAREILKTHDRALSGRFVRPEFKTRADEYDDQWSRMRSVGRSELFSGKAIESQATLWSEKIDEMVEDLRATEGSVVEIEEKAYVVTLNILGNLIFSGDLVGFDGKGLHGEGLHGEMRGLIRGFADLDLTPNLTDLFPVLGDWDLFGMNNKFREVFKRMLATWDGIVSDRRKQGRRSSGGSSRRDLLDTLIGRGLTNDLINPFVLELFSAGLVSATSTITWALAELVKNREIMQNLLDELEKELGQDNVKQSDLPRLPYLDACIKETMRLHPPAPLLLPHRALESCNVMGYNIPEDTIVTVNVWALGRDPSIWDDPLSFNPERFLVSGLDYKGNDYKYLPFGSGRRMCPGQPMAAKVVPLILGTLIHLFDWSLPGDMDPADLDMEEKNSITLVKEKHLCLVPKIRKQLEV; from the exons ATGTATCCAGAGATGATAATCAAtccctttttccttcttctcctcctcctcctccccttgATCTCCTTCCTCGTTTCCAAAAAGCTCATTTCAAGAAGAGACCTGCAAATACCACCAGGCCCGTACCAATGGCCCGTAGTCGGAAACATCTTCCAACTAGGCAAACTCCCTCACCACACAATAGCCCGCCTAGCCCGAGCCCACGGCCCGCTCATATCTCTCAAActcggatccaaactcctcgtCGTGGGGTCATCCCCGGCCGCGGCCAGGGAGATCCTCAAGACCCACGACCGAGCCCTGTCGGGTCGGTTCGTGAGGCCCGAGTTCAAAACCCGGGCCGACGAGTACGACGACCAGTGGAGTCGCATGAGGTCCGTTGGCCGGTCGGAGCTGTTTTCCGGCAAGGCCATCGAGTCTCAGGCGACGCTCTGGTCGGAGAAAATCGACGAGATGGTTGAGGATTTGAGAGCGACGGAGGGTTCGGTAGTGGAGATTGAGGAGAAAGCTTACGTTGTCACTCTAAATATTTTGGGGAATTTGATCTTTTCGGGGGATTTGGTGGGGTTTGATGGGAAGGGACTGCATGGGGAGGGTTTGCATGGGGAGATGAGGGGGCTTATTAGGGGGTTTGCGGATTTGGATTTAACACCAAATCTGACAGACTTGTTTCCTGTTTTGGGTGATTGGGATTTGTTTGGAATGAATAACAAGTTCAGGGAGGTATTTAAGAGAATGTTAGCTACCTGGGACGGAATCGTAAGTGATAGAAGAAAGCAAGGACGAAGAAGCAGTGGTGGTTCGAGCCGACGCGACTTATTGGATACTTTGATTGGACGAGGGCTCACAAATGACCTGATCAACCCTTTTGTCCTG GAGTTATTTAGCGCTGGTCTAGTCTCGGCTACCTCAACAATTACCTGGGCGCTCGCCGAACTCGTCAAAAATCGGGAAATCATGCAGAATCTGCTCGACGAACTGGAAAAGGAACTAGGCCAAGACAACGTCAAGCAATCCGATCTGCCTCGTTTGCCATACCTAGACGCTTGTATCAAGGAGACGATGAGACTGCACCCTCCTGCGCCGTTGCTTCTTCCTCACCGCGCCTTGGAATCTTGCAACGTGATGGGTTACAACATTCCCGAGGACACTATCGTGACGGTTAACGTCTGGGCTCTCGGACGAGACCCCTCTATCTGGGACGATCCACTGAGCTTCAACCCCGAGCGGTTTCTAGTGTCCGGGTTGGACTACAAGGGGAACGACTACAAATATCTACCGTTCGGTTCGGGAAGGAGAATGTGCCCCGGACAACCTATGGCGGCCAAGGTAGTTCCTCTGATTCTTGGGACTTTAATCCACTTGTTCGATTGGTCCTTGCCGGGCGACATGGACCCAGCCGACCTCGACATGGAAGAGAAGAATTCGATAACGTTGGTGAAGGAGAAACACTTGTGCCTTGTCCCGAAGATAAGGAAGCAGCTGGAAGTTTGA